Genomic segment of Magnetospirillum sp. WYHS-4:
GGACCTGGCGCGCCAGGGCGCCCACCTCCGCCGCCCGGCCGCCCAGCCGGGGCGCCTTGGCCCAGGTGTAGCCCTGGGGCTTGTCGGCATCAGGCCGGGTGACGCCTTCGCGGGGCGGCAGGGGCCGGGCACTGTCCTCCAGCCAGGCATGTGTGGAATCCTCGGCGATCGATCCGGCATCAAGGGGGAGAATATCCCCATGCTCCCACATGCCGGACGTGAAAAGCGGCTTTCCACAATCCGGATATGAGGGAGCGGCCAATAAAATCCCTTGCCATGCCCCCAGGGACCAAAGGTCCATATCGCGGGCGATGTCCAGGAACAGGCCGGCCGCACCGCCCTTCCATGCCGCCAGGCGGGCTTCGGAATCGAGGGCGGCGAAGTCTTCCGGCCTTCCGCCGAAGACGGCGTCTTCCAGAAAGGCGCGGAACTCGCGCAAGATGGACACCAAAGGCGCCTTCTCGCCGGCCTGGACGGCGCGGGTGACGCCGCCCGGCTGGACCGCCAGGCTGTGCGGCCACTTGCCCATCAGGCCGCCCATCAGATGCATGAAGCGGGCGCGGGCGGCCAGGAAGGGGGCCTGGGCCCCGCCCCGGCCGGCTTGGAAGACCGCCGCCCTTTCCGCCCAGGGGCGATCCGCGTAGGCCGGGCGGGCGAAGTCGGGCATGAAGAACAGGTGGAAATGGGTCAGGTGGTCGGCCACCACCTCGGCCGCCTGGGCCAGGTTGAGGACCTTCTCCCCGTTGGGGGCCGGCGCCAAGCCGGCCAGGTCCGCCAGCGCCCGCGCCGCCGCCACCGAATGGGACAGGGAACAGATGCCGCAGACCCGGGGCGCCACCGCCAGGGCGTCGGTGGCCGGACGGCCTTCCAGCAGGGTCTCGAACCCGCGGTAGAGCGACGCCCCCACCCTGGCGTCGCGGACTCGGCCGTCCGCCACGTCGAGGACCACCTCCAGGTCACCCTCCACCCGGTTGAAGGGACCCACCACCAGCCGGCTCATGTCCCGCCTCCCTTGGGCTTGGCCCTCGCCGGGGCCGGCGCCAAGACGATGCGGTCGGCATGGGCGTTGACCTTGAGCCGTTCCGGCGTCGCCGACTTGGACAGGGCCGCCAGGGCGACGAACCAAGCCTTGGGCATGTCGACCGGCAGGCCGACGGGAATCCCGGCCACCTTGGGCGTGACGCCGAAGGGCGCGCCCGGGTCCTGAAAGCCCGGGCTGGTGCAGCCGATGCAGGCGAAGCCGCCGCGGATGCAGGAACCCTGGCCGTTCCGAAGCCGGATGTTACAGTCCCCCAGGGCCTGGGTGCCCCGGCATCCCCGGTTCTCCATCAGGCAGCCCAGATCGGTGGGGCCGTCGGCACTGGCTTTGAACTCGTAGAATTCGTTGCGCGGGCAGCCGTGGTGGGCCAGATGGCGGTAGAAGGCGGCGGGACGGCCGAATTCGTCCAGATCGCCGGGCCCCAGGTCGCCCAGGGCGAGGGCCTGCAGGGTCTCGATCATCCAGTCGGGATGGGGGGCGCAGCCGGGCAGATTGACTACCGGCAGCCCTTCCGGCGAACGGAACTCGGCCCCCAGCAGGCCGCCCGGCACGGCACCTTCGAATTGCAAGCCGCAGGCATCCAGGGAATTGACGCCGCTCGCCGGAAAGCCGCCGAAGGCGGCGCAGGAACCGGCCGCCACCACCCAGCGGGCCCGCCCCGCCAGGTCGGCCACCCAGGACGCCATGGACCGGCCGGTGCCCGACAGGATGTGGAAGCGCCCACTGCCCTTGGGCCCGCGCAGGATGGCCCCTTCGACGACCAGGATGTCGCAAGGCCCGTCCAGCCGGCGCAGGGTTTCCGGTCCCGAGGCCTCGGAAAGGGAGGGATGCCAGACCAGGTCGATGCCGAAGCGGCCCAGGGCGGCCAGGGGACCCTCCGGCTCCGCGCCCAACAGCGAAACCGTACAGCCGCCGCAGCTACCCGCCTGCAGCCAGACCAGGGTCAGAAGTGGTGTTCCGTGGCTCGACATCGGACACCGATCATGTATCCTGCCGCCCCTCGCGGCAAGCCGGCGGATTCCATGAAGACCTATCTGGGAAATTTTCTGGGCGGCGCGGAACAGGTGGCGACCCTGGCCGTGGTGGCGGTTCTATGGCTGGGGCTGGCGGCCCTTGGAGGGCTGGCCGTCGGGCGGAACTCGGAACGGGAGGCCTGGCCTCTCTACGGCTGGGGCATCGCCTCGCTGCTGTTCACGGTG
This window contains:
- a CDS encoding nickel-dependent hydrogenase large subunit, with product MSRLVVGPFNRVEGDLEVVLDVADGRVRDARVGASLYRGFETLLEGRPATDALAVAPRVCGICSLSHSVAAARALADLAGLAPAPNGEKVLNLAQAAEVVADHLTHFHLFFMPDFARPAYADRPWAERAAVFQAGRGGAQAPFLAARARFMHLMGGLMGKWPHSLAVQPGGVTRAVQAGEKAPLVSILREFRAFLEDAVFGGRPEDFAALDSEARLAAWKGGAAGLFLDIARDMDLWSLGAWQGILLAAPSYPDCGKPLFTSGMWEHGDILPLDAGSIAEDSTHAWLEDSARPLPPREGVTRPDADKPQGYTWAKAPRLGGRAAEVGALARQV
- a CDS encoding HupU protein, coding for MSSHGTPLLTLVWLQAGSCGGCTVSLLGAEPEGPLAALGRFGIDLVWHPSLSEASGPETLRRLDGPCDILVVEGAILRGPKGSGRFHILSGTGRSMASWVADLAGRARWVVAAGSCAAFGGFPASGVNSLDACGLQFEGAVPGGLLGAEFRSPEGLPVVNLPGCAPHPDWMIETLQALALGDLGPGDLDEFGRPAAFYRHLAHHGCPRNEFYEFKASADGPTDLGCLMENRGCRGTQALGDCNIRLRNGQGSCIRGGFACIGCTSPGFQDPGAPFGVTPKVAGIPVGLPVDMPKAWFVALAALSKSATPERLKVNAHADRIVLAPAPARAKPKGGGT